A section of the Sceloporus undulatus isolate JIND9_A2432 ecotype Alabama chromosome 3, SceUnd_v1.1, whole genome shotgun sequence genome encodes:
- the NMS gene encoding neuromedin-S isoform X1, giving the protein MRRLRRRSLVSGPLQPPSFFPLLFLLYCLCKGQCSSGFPQPFAGYLSESDIPKNERLALCFSQWIELSDQPQVSSSVMDLCNSMFDSLQIDEENNQEIYKRFLFHYSRAQDPTYPLKAGESQVAAAEFTKKDGLDALGRPFFLFRPRNGRTVDNGGE; this is encoded by the exons ATGCGGAGGCTCCGCCGGAGAAGCCTAGTCTCTGGACCACTGCAgcccccctccttcttccccttgctcttcctcctctactGCCTCTGCAAGGGACAATGCAGCTCAG GTTTTCCTCAACCTTTTGCTGGCTACCTAAGCGAATCAGACATTCCTAAAAATGAG AGACTGGCCCTGTGTTTCAGTCAGTGGATAGAACTGTCTGACCAACCTCAG GTCTCCAGTTCTGTTATGGATCTATGTAACTCCATGTTTGATAGCCTGCAGATCGATGAG GAAAATAATCAGGAAATATATAAAAGG TTTCTATTTCACTACTCCAGAGCTCAAGACCCAACTTATCCACTTAAAGCTGGG GAATCACAGGTTGCTGCTGCAGAATTTACAAAGAAG GATGGTTTGGATGCCTTGGGAcgacccttttttctttttcgg CCTAGGAATGGAAGGACTGTGGATAATGGAGGTGAATAG
- the NMS gene encoding neuromedin-S isoform X2, translating into MRRLRRRSLVSGPLQPPSFFPLLFLLYCLCKGQCSSGFPQPFAGYLSESDIPKNERLALCFSQWIELSDQPQVSSSVMDLCNSMFDSLQIDEENNQEIYKRESQVAAAEFTKKDGLDALGRPFFLFRPRNGRTVDNGGE; encoded by the exons ATGCGGAGGCTCCGCCGGAGAAGCCTAGTCTCTGGACCACTGCAgcccccctccttcttccccttgctcttcctcctctactGCCTCTGCAAGGGACAATGCAGCTCAG GTTTTCCTCAACCTTTTGCTGGCTACCTAAGCGAATCAGACATTCCTAAAAATGAG AGACTGGCCCTGTGTTTCAGTCAGTGGATAGAACTGTCTGACCAACCTCAG GTCTCCAGTTCTGTTATGGATCTATGTAACTCCATGTTTGATAGCCTGCAGATCGATGAG GAAAATAATCAGGAAATATATAAAAGG GAATCACAGGTTGCTGCTGCAGAATTTACAAAGAAG GATGGTTTGGATGCCTTGGGAcgacccttttttctttttcgg CCTAGGAATGGAAGGACTGTGGATAATGGAGGTGAATAG
- the NMS gene encoding neuromedin-S isoform X3 — protein sequence MRRLRRRSLVSGPLQPPSFFPLLFLLYCLCKGQCSSGFPQPFAGYLSESDIPKNERLALCFSQWIELSDQPQVSSSVMDLCNSMFDSLQIDEESQVAAAEFTKKDGLDALGRPFFLFRPRNGRTVDNGGE from the exons ATGCGGAGGCTCCGCCGGAGAAGCCTAGTCTCTGGACCACTGCAgcccccctccttcttccccttgctcttcctcctctactGCCTCTGCAAGGGACAATGCAGCTCAG GTTTTCCTCAACCTTTTGCTGGCTACCTAAGCGAATCAGACATTCCTAAAAATGAG AGACTGGCCCTGTGTTTCAGTCAGTGGATAGAACTGTCTGACCAACCTCAG GTCTCCAGTTCTGTTATGGATCTATGTAACTCCATGTTTGATAGCCTGCAGATCGATGAG GAATCACAGGTTGCTGCTGCAGAATTTACAAAGAAG GATGGTTTGGATGCCTTGGGAcgacccttttttctttttcgg CCTAGGAATGGAAGGACTGTGGATAATGGAGGTGAATAG
- the LOC121927292 gene encoding histone H2A, sperm-like, protein MSGRSKKPPKTAVAFRKNKSARADLQFPVGRIGRYLKMGHYADRVSPGASVYLAAVLEYLTAEIVELAGKAAHENKKLRIGPRHILLAVRHDEELNKLFEGVIIAEGGVLPNIQAQLLPKKTVTSKEVAEDARSQEF, encoded by the coding sequence ATGTCTGGACGTAGCAAGAAGCCTCCAAAGACTGCTGTTGCTTTCCGAAAAAACAAGAGTGCCAGAGCTGACCTGCAGTTCCCAGTGGGCCGCATTGGACGGTACTTGAAGATGGGTCACTATGCTGACAGAGTAAGTCCTGGAGCTTCAGTTTACCTGGCAGCTGTGTTGGAATATCTGACTGCGGAGATAGTGGAACTGGCAGGAAAGGCTGCTCATGAAAACAAGAAGTTGCGGATTGGGCCACGACACATCCTGCTGGCAGTGAGGCACGATGAAGAACTAAACAAGTTGTTTGAGGGTGTGATTATTGCTGAAGGAGGTGTCCTGCCCAATATCCAAGCCCAGCTTCTCCCAAAGAAGACCGTGACATCTAAGGAGGTTGCGGAAGATGCTCGGTCACAGGAGTTCTAA